From Luteibacter yeojuensis:
TGCAGGCACTCGCGCTCTTCGTCGCGGGCATGCAACCCGGCGAGGATCTTCGCCAGCGTGCCGTGCTCGGTCAGATGCGCAGCAGCCTCACCCGGCTGGGCGAGCTGCTCGACGGCCTTCTCGACATGGCTCGTTTCGACGCCGGCGCGGTGGAGCCCGCGGCGGTGGACCTCATCGCCGCCGACCTCTTCGTGCGCGGTCGCTCGGCGATCGAGGCGGATGCCGCGCGGCTCGGCGTCGACGTGCGCTGGCGCGGCGGGCGCGTGCCGCTGCACACCGATCCCGCGCTGTTCGGCGAACTGCTGCACCGGCTGGTGTCCAACGCCGTGCTCAGCACCCCGCACGGACGCGTGCTGGTCGCGATCCGCCGCCGCGGAAACGCCATCCGGCTGGAGGTGCGCGACAACGGCATGGGTCTCGAGCCGGGAATGCAGGCACGCGTCTTCGAGGAGTTCACGCGCCTGCCGGGCCACCCGGGTTATGGACTCGCCCTTGCCGTGGCCCGTCGCATCGCGGACACACTTGGCGGCCGGATCGGCGTGCGCTCCAGCCCGGGCCGCGGAAGCCTCTTCTGGGCGGAATTCGAAGGCACGGCCATCGGCCCGGCCGCGCGTCACGCCGCCGCCCTCCAATGGCATTCCGCCTGGTAGGAAGGGTTCCCCTCTGTCGCGCGTCCGGCGACCGGCGTATCGTTGCGGGGAGCAAGGAAACCCCCTTTCGAGGAACACGGGCGTGGCGAGCATCAACTGGTCGGACACGGCGCCCATCGTGGCGTTCGTCGGCGTGTTCGCCGGTGCCATCGGGCTGCCCGTTCCGGCGATGCCCACCCTCATCGTTCTCGGCAGCACGCTGGTCGCGGCACGCGACCCGTTGCTGATCATCGGCACCTTCTTCGCCGCGCTCGCCGGCGCCTTCCTCGGCGACGCCGCCTGGTTCCTCACCGGCCGCCGCTTCGGCTATCGCGTACTGGACGGACTCTGCCGCATCTCGCTGTCGCCGGACACCTGCGTGCGCCGCGCGAGCGGTTTCTTCGAGAAGCGTGGCGTGAAGTTGTTGCTGGTATCCCGCTTCATTCCCGGGTTGTCGCTGGTGGCGATTCCCATCGCCGGCGCGGGCGATACCCGCTTCTCGCGCTTCACCGTGTACGACCTGGTCGGCGCCGCGCTGTGGGTGGTGGTGGGACTGTCGGCCGGCATGTTGTTCTACCGGCAGATCGATGCCGTGCTGGCGCTGCTTCGCGAGTTCGGCATCGGTATGGCCGCCGTCGCGGCGATCGGCCTGGCGCTGTGGATCGCCTTCCGCTACGTGCGCCGCACGCTGCTCCTGGCGCGGCTGCGCAAGAGCCGGATTTCCGTCGACGAGCTGTCGCTGCTGCTGGCTAACGAGCCCGGCGCGCTGATCGTCGACGTGCGCTCGGCCATAAGCCGCCGTGACGACCCGTACGTGATCCCCGGCTCGCGCCTGTTCGACCTCGCCACCGCCGACCAGGAACTGGCCACCCTGCCCCGGCACAGTGCCCTGGTCATTTATTGCTCGTGCCCCAACGAGGTATCCGCCGCGAAGGTCGCGGAGCGCCTGAGCAAACTCGGCTTCTCCAACGTCCGCCCACTCACCGGCGGCCTGGGCGCCTGGCGCGAGGCAGGTGGCGATGTCGAGGCCATCGTGCTCAGCACCTGAACCGGAATGGTTGTGCGGGCCGCCTTCGCCTCGTAAACTTACCGGTTCTCGCGTGTGGGTCGTTAGCTCAGTCGGTAGAGCAGCGGACTTTTAATCCGTAGGTCGACGGTTCGAATCCGTCACGACCCACCATTCGCTCCCGCCATCGTCTGGATCAGGCGTAGCGCGTCGGGTCGATCACTCCAGCCTTCGCAAAACCTTCCGCGCGCAGGCGGCACGCATCGCAGTGGCCGCAGGCGCGCCCGTCGGCGTCGGCCTTGTAGCAGCTGACCGTCGCCGCGAAATCCACGCCGAGGCGCATGCCTTCCCGCACGATGTCGCCCTTGCCCATCTGCATCAGCGGCGCATGGATGCGGATGCCCGCACCTTCCACGCCCGCCTTCGTCGCCACGTTCGCCAGCGCCTGGAAGGCCTCGATGAAAGCGGGGCGGCAATCCGGATAGCCGGAATAGTCGACGGCGTTCACGCCGCAGAAGATGTCGTTGGAACCCAGCACCTCGGCCCAGCCCAGCGCGATCGACAGCATGATCGTGTTGCGCGCCGGCACATAGGTCACGGGAATGCCCTCCCCACCCTCCTCCGGCACGTCGATGTCGGCGGTGAGCGCCGAACCGCCGATGCTGCGCAGGTCGACGTGAACGGTCTTGTGCCTGACGGCGCCCAGCATGTTCGCGACGCGCTCGGAGGCCTCCAGTTCGGAGTTATGGCGCTGGCCGTAGGCGACGCTGAGCGCGTAGACCTCGAAGCCCTGCTCGCGCGCCATGGCGATCGTGACGGCGGAGTCCATGCCACCGGAGACGAGGATGACGGCCCTGCGGGGAGTGTTCGGAGCGTTCATGCGGTTACCCTGGAATCAGTGGCCCGCGGCGTCGTTCCAGAGCAGCTTGTGCAGTTGCAGCTGGAAGCGCACGGGGAGGCGTTCGGCGAGTATCCACTCGGCCAGTTCGCGCGGCTCGACCTTCGACCACACGGGGGAGAAGAGGACCATGGCCTTGCGATCGAGCGCATGCTCGCGCACGACGTCGCGCGACCACTCGAAATCGGCCCGGCTGGCGATCACGAACTTGACCTGGTCGTGCGGCAGCAGGTGGTCGAGGTTGGACCACAGGTTGCGCGCGCTCTCGCCGGAGTCCGGCGCCTTCAGGTCCATGACCTTGCGGACGCGCGGGTCCACGGACGACACGTCGAGCGCACCGGAGGTTTCCACCGACACCTCGTAGCCGGCGTCGCAGAGCTTGCGCAGCAGGATCAGGCAGCGCTTCTGCGCCAGCGGCTCGCCGCCGGTCACGCAGACGTGGCGCGCGCCATGCCGGGCGACCTCCGCGAGAATCGCGTCGATGTCGTGCCACTGGCCGCCGTGGAAGGAGTATTCGGTATCGCACCACACGCAACGCAGCGGGCAACCGGTAAGGCGCACGAACACGGTGGGCCAGCCGATGGCGTCCGCCTCGCCCTGCACGGAATGGAAGATCTCGGTGATGCGCAGCCGCTCCCGGACGGGCGCGGCCGGCGAAACATCCGCCGGCGTTGCGGTGCTGCCGTTCATCGGATCAGTTGGCCGTCTGGCGCTGCAGGCGGCGCAGGCGTTCCTGTGCGAGGCCGGCGGCCTTCGTGCCCGGATACTTGGCGGAAACCTGCTTCAGCGTGGCGATGGCGGCATCCTGCTGCTTCAGTTCGATCTGGCAGTAGCCGACCTTGAGCAGCCCGTCGGAAACCTTGTCGCTCTGCGGGTACTGCTTCACGAGCCGCTGGAAGGCCTCGATGGCCACGGGGTAGTTCATCGTCACGTAGTACGACTCGCCCAGCCAGTAGTAGGCATTGGGCGCGAGCGGGCTGTCCGGGTACTTCACCAGGAAGTCGCGGAAGCCGCGGGAAGCGGTGACGTAATCGCCGGCACGCAGCGACTTGAAGGCGGCGTCGTACGCGGCTTGCTGGTCGGCGTCCGCATGGGCCGGCGCGCTGCTGGCGGGCGCCGGACCCGGTGCCGCGGCGGCAGTCGGTGCCTGTGTCGCGGCCGAAGGCGCGGTGGGCGCCGGCGTGGTGGCCGAGGCGGCGGGCTGCTGGCCCTGCGGCGCCCCACCCTTTTCGATCCGGCCCAGCCGCGAATCGATGTCCGCGTACTGTGCCTTCTGGGCATCCTGGAGTTGCTGGTTCTGGTGCTGCAGTTCCTCGATCTTGCCCTGCAGCTGCGAGAGCTGCTGCTGGAGATCGTTGACCTGGTTCACCAGGGAAAGGCTGCCGGCCTGCGCCTGCGACTGCTGCTCGAGCCGCGACACGCGGTCGGCGAGGCTGAGGCGGGTGTCCTGCGCGATGGCCGGGAAAGCAAAAAGCGTGGCGGACGCGATCGCGCCCGCCACGCCAAGCCTGGCCGTGAAACTGTTAGCCAGAGTCTTCTTCATCACTTACTTCGCGGTGTACACGATCTCGACGCGACGGTTCTTGGCCCAGCAGTCTTCGTTGTGCTCACGGCAGGTCGGCTTCTCCTTACCGTAGCTGGTCACGTTGATCTGGCCAGCCGAACCGCCAGCGGCCTGGAGGGCGCTGGAGACGGCATTGCCGCGGCGCTCGCCGAGGCCCAGGTTGTACTCGCGGGTGCCGCGCTCGTCGGTGTTGCCTTCGAGGGTCATCGCGGACTGCGGACGGTCCTGCAGGTACTTGGCGTGGCAAGCGATGATCTGCTGGAACTCCGGCTTGACGTCGTTCTTGTCGAAGTCGAAGTACACGACGCGCTGACGGAGGCAGGCATCGGTATCGAGATCGGACGGCTGGTACTTGCCGTCGCTGGTCGGGGCCTGGGTCTGCGCGACCGGCTGCTGTTCCGGCGGGGCGACGGGCTTGGTGTTCTTCTTCGAGCACGCGGCGGCGCCAACGCAGAGCAGGGCAGCCAGGGTGACGGTAACGGTCTTATTCATGGGACGTTCCTTCAACAGTTGAGTTCCGACAGTCGGTTTTCGGTTTCGGGACAGGCACCGCCGGTTGTCCGGCTGTTTTTTTACTTACATCTACGCCGACGGGGCGCTGTCCCGCGCCCGGCGTCTTCGCTCCGGCAGCCGCCCGGAGGCAGCTGCCAGAAAACCTTACGTCCGCCGAAAAGGCGCGGACATGCCGCGCCCTTCCCTGGACGTTGCCCATGTCGCCGCCCGCGAGGGCGCGCCATCAGCGCTGTCGATAGGGTCCCCATGACGGTTCGCGCACGTCGCCATCCGAAAGCACCAGACGCTGACGCACGAGCCCGTCGGCTGAAACCGCATACAGGACGCCGCGCGTGCCCTGCGACGCCGCATACAGCAGCATGCTGGCGTTGGGCGCGAAGCTGGGCGAATCGTCCACGTTACCCGGGGAAACGAAGCGCACCTGGCCACCCAGACTACGGTCCATGATGGCGATACGATACACGTTCCCGTTTCCCTGCACCATCGCAATCTGCTTGCCGTCGTAGCTCACGGAGGCGCTGGCGTTGAAGCCGCCCTGGAACGTGAGCCGCTGGGCGGAACCGCCGGACGCCGGCATCTGGTAGAGCTGCGGCTTGCCCGAGCGATCGGAGGTGAAAATGATGCTCTGGCCGTCCGGCGTGAAGGTGGGCTCGGTATCGATGGCGAAGTTGTTGGTGACCCGGGTCTCGGTCCGGCTGGCCACGTCGATGACGAAGATCTCCGGATTGCCCACGTAGGACAGGCTCACCGCCAGCTTGCTGCCGTCCGGCGACCACGACGGGGCGCTGTTGATGCCGCGCGGATGCGAGGCAATCAGGCTGCGCGAACCGGTCGAGATGTTCTGTATGTAGACCTGCGAGTTGCCGCTCTCGAAAGATACGTAGGCGATCTTGCTGCCGTCCGGCGACCAGGCCGGGCCAAGCAGGGACTCGCGCGAGCGGGCCACGACCTGCGGGTTATAGCCGTCCGAATCCGCCACGATCAGCGAGTAGGTGGTGTTGTTGCCGGTACCCACGGCGGTGATATAGGCGATACGGGTCCAGAAGGCACCGCGGACGCCGGTGATCTTCTCGTAGATCTGGTCGGCGATCTGGTGGGCCACACCGCGGAGGTCCCCCGCCGGGGCGGTGAAGGACTGGGCGAGCAGGCTCTGCTGGCGGTTCACGTCCCACAGTTCGTACTCGACCTTGAGCATGCCGCCGCCGGCGTCGCTGATGCGGCCGATGGTCAGGTAATCCTGCTTGAGCAGACGCCAGGTGGCGAACTTGATGTCGGAACCCTGCGACGGGGTCTCGACGATGTCGTTCTTCTCCAGGGAGCGGAACTTGCCCGAGCGGTTGAAATCGGCCCGGATGACGTCGGAGACGTCGGTCGGCAGTGGCGCACCGCCCGCCTGGGCGAACGGGACGACGGCGATGGGGATGGCCGTCTTCAGTCCGCCGACGATTTCCACGTTGAGCGACTGGGCGGCGGCGGGGCCGGCCACGAGGGCGGCCAACGCGGCGAGGAGGAGGACGAGTCGGGAAAACGTTCTGCGCATGGGCGGGTTCACTGCGACCTGGGTATGTGGGACTGCGAAATGTTAACGCGACGGTCACGTCATGCGTGACCCGAATCTGAACCGCCCCTCCCGGCACGGGGCCGGGACGGGGCGCGCTACATCATTGCGGCCTGAACGTGAACGTTAGGTTGCGCTGGAAGACATCCTCGAAGCCCTGGTAGGGCAGCGGCTGGGCGCGCAGCACGGCGTTTTCGACCGAAGCGCGGCCGGCGGCGTCGTAGGGGCAGCTGGCGTCGACCTTGGCGCTCAGCACCTGGCCGCCCGGTACCTGGACGATGTGCACCACGCAGGAGGTCGCCGGCATGCTGTCCGGACGGAGCCAGTTCTGCGTCACCGAGTTCTGGATCGCGGCCAGGTACTGGCCCAGCTTCCCGGTGTCGCGGCCATTGGTGCCCGACTGCCTCTGATCCGCCGGGGGCAGGTCCGGCAGGCCGTCGTCCTTGGCGTTCTGCAGGTCTTTCAGCTGCTGCTCGGCCTGCTTCTTGGTGCTGTCGGCCTTCCTGGTCTGGGCCTTCGCGGCGTCGAGCTGCTTGAAGATCTCGTCGATTTCCTTTTGCTTCTCTTTCTTCTTCTGCTCCTGCTCGGCGTCCAGCTCGGCCTGGCGCTGGCGCTGCTTCTCTTCCTGCAGCCGCTTGGCGTCCTCGGCCTTCTGCACCGCGTCGTCGACCACTTTTTCCTGGTCCTTGAGGTCCGGCTGCTTGGGCGGCGGCGGGAGGGTCTCGACCTTGGGTTTTTCCTGCGGCGGCGTCGGCGTCGGCACCACCGGGGGCGGCGGCGTGGTGTTCGGCACGGGCTTGGCCTTCGTCGCCTTCGGCGGCGGACTGCCGGTGGGCCCCACCAGGGTTGCCTCGATGATCTGGCCGGGCAATTCCAGCGGCGCCGGGCACGTCAGAGGATTCCACTCCGCGGGCAGGCCGATGGCCTCGGCCCATTTCTCGTAATCCGAGCACGGAATGATGGCGAGGCCCAGGAAGGCCACGATGCCGATGTGCAGGAGCGCGGCGAGGACGACCGCGCGGGGCGTGCCGTTACGGTTTTCCATTCTGCGCCGACTGGGGCTGGCTCATCAGGCCGATCTTGGAGACACCCGCCTCCTGGAGGATCGGGAGGATCGAATAGACCTTGCCGTAGCCCACGCGCTGGTCGCCCGCGACGAGGACCTGGAGCTCCGGGTTCGCGTCGTGGAAGGCGGTGACCTTCTTGCGGAATTCGTCCTCGCTGACCGGCTCGCGCTTGGCGCCGTTGGCCGTGAGGTAGATCTGCCCGTTCTCGTCCACGGACACGACAATCGGGTCCTTCTTGTCCTGCAGCGACTTGGCGTTCGTCTGCGGCAGCTGGATGTCCACGCCGAGGTTCATCATCGGCGTGGTGACCATGAAGATGATCAGCAGCACGAGCATCACGTCGATGTACGGAACGACGTTGATCTCGGACTTCAGTTTCCGCTTGTGCCGGCGGTAGTTAGTGCGCATCGCGTACGCTCCGCTCAGGCCGCTTCGTCGGTATGGATCTGGCGCTGCAGCACGGAGGAGAACTCTTCCTGGAACACCTCGTAGCGCGACGCGATGCGCTCGACCTTGTTGGCGTAGCGGTTGTACGCCCAGACGGCCGGGATCGCCGCGAACAGGCCCATGGCCGTGGCGATCAGGGCCTCGGAGATGTGCGGGGCGACCACCGAGATGGTCACGTCCTTCATCTCGCCCAGGCCCTGGAACGCGCCCATGATGCCCCACACGGTACCGAACAGGCCCACGTAAGGGCTGATCGAACCGACGTTGGCCAGGAACTCCAGGTTCTGCTCCAGCTTGCCGATCTCGCGGGTACCGGCCACGCGCATGGCGCGTTCCGAACCCTCGATGACGCGGTTGGCGTCGGTGACGCGGCGCTGGCGCTGGCGGGCGAACTCGCGGAAACCCGCCTCGAAGACGTTCTCGATGCCGTGCTGGCCGTCACGGTTGCCCACTTCGCGGAACAGGGCGGCCAGGTCGGCGCCGGACCAGAAGCGGTCCTCGAAGGTCTCGGCGTTGTCGTGTGCCGTCTTCAGCTGGCTGTACTTGCGGATGATGATCACCCA
This genomic window contains:
- the tolB gene encoding Tol-Pal system beta propeller repeat protein TolB, translated to MRRTFSRLVLLLAALAALVAGPAAAQSLNVEIVGGLKTAIPIAVVPFAQAGGAPLPTDVSDVIRADFNRSGKFRSLEKNDIVETPSQGSDIKFATWRLLKQDYLTIGRISDAGGGMLKVEYELWDVNRQQSLLAQSFTAPAGDLRGVAHQIADQIYEKITGVRGAFWTRIAYITAVGTGNNTTYSLIVADSDGYNPQVVARSRESLLGPAWSPDGSKIAYVSFESGNSQVYIQNISTGSRSLIASHPRGINSAPSWSPDGSKLAVSLSYVGNPEIFVIDVASRTETRVTNNFAIDTEPTFTPDGQSIIFTSDRSGKPQLYQMPASGGSAQRLTFQGGFNASASVSYDGKQIAMVQGNGNVYRIAIMDRSLGGQVRFVSPGNVDDSPSFAPNASMLLYAASQGTRGVLYAVSADGLVRQRLVLSDGDVREPSWGPYRQR
- a CDS encoding VTT domain-containing protein; translation: MASINWSDTAPIVAFVGVFAGAIGLPVPAMPTLIVLGSTLVAARDPLLIIGTFFAALAGAFLGDAAWFLTGRRFGYRVLDGLCRISLSPDTCVRRASGFFEKRGVKLLLVSRFIPGLSLVAIPIAGAGDTRFSRFTVYDLVGAALWVVVGLSAGMLFYRQIDAVLALLREFGIGMAAVAAIGLALWIAFRYVRRTLLLARLRKSRISVDELSLLLANEPGALIVDVRSAISRRDDPYVIPGSRLFDLATADQELATLPRHSALVIYCSCPNEVSAAKVAERLSKLGFSNVRPLTGGLGAWREAGGDVEAIVLST
- the tolR gene encoding protein TolR, with translation MRTNYRRHKRKLKSEINVVPYIDVMLVLLIIFMVTTPMMNLGVDIQLPQTNAKSLQDKKDPIVVSVDENGQIYLTANGAKREPVSEDEFRKKVTAFHDANPELQVLVAGDQRVGYGKVYSILPILQEAGVSKIGLMSQPQSAQNGKP
- the tolQ gene encoding protein TolQ, with the protein product MNGGLNIFKLVSEASLPVQGVMLLLLVFSFLSWVIIIRKYSQLKTAHDNAETFEDRFWSGADLAALFREVGNRDGQHGIENVFEAGFREFARQRQRRVTDANRVIEGSERAMRVAGTREIGKLEQNLEFLANVGSISPYVGLFGTVWGIMGAFQGLGEMKDVTISVVAPHISEALIATAMGLFAAIPAVWAYNRYANKVERIASRYEVFQEEFSSVLQRQIHTDEAA
- the ybgF gene encoding tol-pal system protein YbgF encodes the protein MKKTLANSFTARLGVAGAIASATLFAFPAIAQDTRLSLADRVSRLEQQSQAQAGSLSLVNQVNDLQQQLSQLQGKIEELQHQNQQLQDAQKAQYADIDSRLGRIEKGGAPQGQQPAASATTPAPTAPSAATQAPTAAAAPGPAPASSAPAHADADQQAAYDAAFKSLRAGDYVTASRGFRDFLVKYPDSPLAPNAYYWLGESYYVTMNYPVAIEAFQRLVKQYPQSDKVSDGLLKVGYCQIELKQQDAAIATLKQVSAKYPGTKAAGLAQERLRRLQRQTAN
- the queE gene encoding 7-carboxy-7-deazaguanine synthase QueE, which encodes MNGSTATPADVSPAAPVRERLRITEIFHSVQGEADAIGWPTVFVRLTGCPLRCVWCDTEYSFHGGQWHDIDAILAEVARHGARHVCVTGGEPLAQKRCLILLRKLCDAGYEVSVETSGALDVSSVDPRVRKVMDLKAPDSGESARNLWSNLDHLLPHDQVKFVIASRADFEWSRDVVREHALDRKAMVLFSPVWSKVEPRELAEWILAERLPVRFQLQLHKLLWNDAAGH
- the queC gene encoding 7-cyano-7-deazaguanine synthase QueC — protein: MNAPNTPRRAVILVSGGMDSAVTIAMAREQGFEVYALSVAYGQRHNSELEASERVANMLGAVRHKTVHVDLRSIGGSALTADIDVPEEGGEGIPVTYVPARNTIMLSIALGWAEVLGSNDIFCGVNAVDYSGYPDCRPAFIEAFQALANVATKAGVEGAGIRIHAPLMQMGKGDIVREGMRLGVDFAATVSCYKADADGRACGHCDACRLRAEGFAKAGVIDPTRYA
- a CDS encoding cell envelope integrity protein TolA, which translates into the protein MENRNGTPRAVVLAALLHIGIVAFLGLAIIPCSDYEKWAEAIGLPAEWNPLTCPAPLELPGQIIEATLVGPTGSPPPKATKAKPVPNTTPPPPVVPTPTPPQEKPKVETLPPPPKQPDLKDQEKVVDDAVQKAEDAKRLQEEKQRQRQAELDAEQEQKKKEKQKEIDEIFKQLDAAKAQTRKADSTKKQAEQQLKDLQNAKDDGLPDLPPADQRQSGTNGRDTGKLGQYLAAIQNSVTQNWLRPDSMPATSCVVHIVQVPGGQVLSAKVDASCPYDAAGRASVENAVLRAQPLPYQGFEDVFQRNLTFTFRPQ
- the pal gene encoding peptidoglycan-associated lipoprotein Pal; translated protein: MNKTVTVTLAALLCVGAAACSKKNTKPVAPPEQQPVAQTQAPTSDGKYQPSDLDTDACLRQRVVYFDFDKNDVKPEFQQIIACHAKYLQDRPQSAMTLEGNTDERGTREYNLGLGERRGNAVSSALQAAGGSAGQINVTSYGKEKPTCREHNEDCWAKNRRVEIVYTAK